A stretch of Labrus bergylta chromosome 19, fLabBer1.1, whole genome shotgun sequence DNA encodes these proteins:
- the cpsf1 gene encoding cleavage and polyadenylation specificity factor subunit 1 isoform X2 — MYAVYRQAHTPTAVEFSVYCNFISSKEKNLVVAGTSQLYVYRIIHDVESTSKVDKSSDTKSRKEKLEQVASFSLFGNVMSMASVQLVGASRDALLLSFKDAKLSVVEYDPGTHDLKTLSLHFFEEPELRDGFVQNVHIPIVRVDPENRCAVMLVYGTQLVVLPFRKDTLTDEQEGGVGEGPKSSFLPSYIIDVRELDEKLLNIIDMKFLHGYYEPTLLILFEPNQTWPGRVAVRQDTCSIVAISLNIMQKVHPVIWSLSNLPFDCTQVMPVPKPIGGVVVFAVNSLLYLNQSVPPYGVSLNSQTTGTTAFPLRIQDEVKITLDCSQSDFIAYDKMVISLKGGEIYVLTLITDGMRSVRAFHFDKAAASVLTTCMVTMEPGYLFLGSRLGNSLLLKYTEKLQETPSEEGKETLDKEKDKEKPEEPPSKKKRMESSTNWTDEVDEIEVYGSEAQSGTQLATYSFEVCDSILNIGPCANASMGEPAFLSEEFQGNPEPDLEVVVCSGNGKNGALSVLQRSIRPQVVTTFELPGCHDMWTVISNEPVKGSDSEDGTETETGEDGEEREKEKEEKEEEGEKTEAPLEDDTKKHGFLILSREDSTMILQTGQEIMELDTSGFATQGPTVFAGNIGNNKYIIQVSPMGIRLLEGVTQLHFIPVDLGSPIVHCSVADPYVVIMTADGVVTMFVLKTDSYMGKTHRLALQKPQIPTQSRVIALCAYRDVSGMFTTENKVSCSVKDDTIITGQSEEETIIHDLSNAVDDEEEMLYGDSNASAALAREESNNNSGGPGHFGSDGNSGKAEPTHWCMITRESGVMEIYQLPDWRLVFLVKNFPVGQRVLVDSSAGQSATQGEAKKEEVTRQGDLPLVREVALVSLGNNQSRPYLLVHVENELLIYEAFPYDQQQQTNLKVRFKKVPHNINYREKKSKLKRDKKTDSGAPEDSSAVKSRIARFRYFEDISGYSGVFICGPSPHWMLVTSRGALRLHPMIIDGAIESFSPFHNINCPKGFLYFNKQGELRISVLPTYLSYDAPWPVRKIPLRCTVHYVSYHVESKVYAVCTSIKEPCTRIPRMTGEEKEFETIDRDERYINPQQEKFSIQLISPVSWEAIPNARIDLEEWEHVTCMKTVALRSQETVSGLKGYVAAGTCLMQGEEVTCRGRILILDVIEVVPEPGQPLTKNKFKVLYEKEQKGPVTAMCHCNGYLVSAIGQKIFLWVLKDNDLTGMAFIDTQLYIHQMFSIKNFILAADLMKSISLLRYQEESKTLSLVSRDAKPLEVYSIDFVVDNNQLGFLVSDRDKNLYVYMYLPEAKESFGGMRLLRRADFNAGANINTFWRMPCRGALDTGSKKSLTWDNKHITWFATLDGGVGLLLPMQEKTYRRLLMLQNALNTMLPHHAGLNPKAFRMLQSNRRGLQNAVRNILDGELLNKYLYLSTMERSELAKKIGTTQDIILDDLLEIDRVTAHF; from the exons ATGTATGCTGTGTACAGACAAGCCCACACGCCCACTGCGGTGGAGTTTTCTGTCTACTGCAACTTCATATCCAGCAAGGAGAAGAACTTGGTTGTCGCTGGGACGTCTCAGCTGTACGTCTACAGAATTATCCACGATGTGGAG agtacGTCAAAGGTTGACAAGTCTTCAG atACCAAATCCCGtaaggagaagctggagcaagTGGcatccttttctctttttggcaATGTTATGTCCATGGCCAGTGTACAGCTTGTGGGAGCCAGCAGAGATGCACTCCTTCTCAGTTTCAAAGACGCCAAg TTATCTGTAGTGGAGTACGACCCGGGGACACACGACCTGAAGACGCTGTCTCTTCATTTCTTTGAGGAGCCAGAGCTTAGA gaTGGTTTTGTGCAGAATGTACATATTCCCATTGTGCGTGTTGATCCAGAGAATCGCTGCGCTGTAATGCTCGTTTATGGCACCCAGCTTGTGGTGTTGCCGTTCAGGAAGGATACTCTCACTGATGAACAGGAGGGTGGAGTCGGAGAAGG GCCTAAATCCAGCTTCCTGCCCAGCTACATCATTGATGTCCGTGAGCTGGACGAGAAGCTGCTCAACATAATAGACATGAAGTTCCTCCATGGCTACTACGAGCCAACGTTGCTCATCCTGTTTGAGCCCAACCAGACGTGGCCGGG GCGTGTGGCTGTGCGTCAGGACACTTGCAGTATAGTTGCCATCTCCCTCAACATAATGCAGAAGGTTCATCCTGTCATCTGGTCGCTCAGTAATCTGCCTTTTGACTGTACGCAAGTCATGCCTGTCCCAAAGCCGATCG GTGGCGTTGTGGTATTTGCTGTGAATTCATTGCTGTATCTCAACCAGAGTGTTCCACCATACGGAGTTTCTCTTAATTCTCAGACAACTGGGACCACAGCGTTCCCTCTAC GTATACAGGATGAAGTGAAGATCACACTGGATTGTTCCCAGTCTGACTTCATCGCCTATGACAAAATGGTCATCTCTTTGAAAGGAGGAGaaat TTATGTGTTGACCCTCATTACTGACGGCATGAGGAGTGTCCGGGCGTTCCACTTTGACAAAGCTGCTGCCAGCGTCCTGACAACTTGT ATGGTGACCATGGAACCCGGTTATCTTTTCCTGGGTTCCCGCCTCGGAAATTCGCTGCTCTTGAAGTACACCGAGAAGCTTCAGGAGACGCCGtcagaggagggaaaagaaacgctggacaaagaaaaagataaagagaaaCCG GAGGAACCACCAAGCAAAAAGAAACGCATGGAATCTTCCACCAACTGGACAG atgaGGTGGACGAGATAGAAGTGTATGGAAGTGAGGCCCAATCAGGCACTCAGCTGGCCACCTACTCCTTtgag GTGTGTGACAGCATACTCAACATAGGACCTTGTGCAAATGCCTCCATGGGCGAGCCCGCCTTCTTGTCTGAAGAG TTCCAGGGTAACCCCGAACCTGACCTGGAGGTTGTGGTGTGTTCTGGCAATGGCAAGAATGGTGCTCTGTCTGTACTCCAG AGAAGCATCCGGCCCCAAGTAGTCACTACATTTGAGTTGCCAGGTTGCCACGACATGTGGACAGTCATCTCAAATGAA CCTGTGAAAGGCAGTGATTCAGAAGATGGGACAGAAACCGAGACGGGTGAGGATGGTGAAGAgcgagagaaggagaaagaagagaaagaggaggagggggagaagacGGAGGCGCCCCTGGAGGACGATACAAAGAAGCACGGCTTTCTCATTCTGAGCAGAGAGGATTCAACTATG aTCCTTCAGACGGGTCAGGAGATCATGGAGTTGGACACTAGTGGTTTTGCTACTCAGGGACCAACAGTGTTTGCTGGAAACATCGGCAACAACAAGTACATCATCCAAGTTTCTCCCATGGGTATTCGACTTCTGGAAGGAG TGACACAGCTTCACTTCATCCCTGTGGACCTGGGCTCTCCCATAGTGCACTGCTCTGTGGCGGACCCTTATGTGGTCATCATGACTGCAGACGGAGTGGTCACCATGTTTGTGCTAAAGACTGACTCCTACATGGGGAAGACACATCGGCTGGCCCTGCAGAAGCCACAGATCCCCACT caatcTCGTGTGATAGCATTGTGTGCGTACCGCGATGTAAGCGGCATGTTCACCACAGAAAACAAAGTGAGCTGCTCCGTCAAAGATGACACAATCATCACAGGTCAGTCTGAAGAAGAGACCATCATTCACGACCTCAG caatGCCGTAGATGACGAGGAGGAAATGCTGTATGGAGACTCTAATGCGAGTGCAGCACTTGCGAGGGAGGAATCAAACAACAACTCCGGGGGGCCGGGTCATTTTGGAAGTGATGGAAACTCGGGCAAAGCCGAACCCACCCATTGGTGCATGATCACCAGGGAGAGTGGTGTTATGGAG ATTTACCAGCTCCCAGACTGGCGGTTAGTTTTCCTGGTGAAGAACTTCCCGGTTGGTCAAAGAGTGCTCGTTGACAGTTCAGCCGGCCAATCAGCAACACAGGGGGAGGCTAAAAAAGAGGAAGTAACACGTCAAGGAGATTTGCCACTGGTTAGAGAGGTGGCTTTGGTTTCACTTGGAAACAACCAAAGCAGACCTTATTTATTG gtccACGTTGAAAACGAGCTTCTAATATACGAGGCTTTCCCGTATGATCAGCAGCAACAGACGAACCTGAAAGtgcgcttcaaaaaa GTGCCTCACAACATCAACTACAGAGAAAAGAAATCAAAGCTTAAGAGGGATAAGAAGACAGACAGCGGGGCTCCTGAGGACAGTTCAGCTGTGAAAAGTCGGATTGCCAGGTTCAGATACTTTGAGGACATCTCTGGATACTCAGGG GTGTTTATCTGTGGGCCGTCTCCTCACTGGATGCTGGTCACCTCTCGCGGAGCCCTGAGGCTTCACCCCATGATTATCGATGGTGCAATTGAGTCTTTCTCACCTTTCCATAACATCAACTGCCCCAAAGGTTTCCTCTACTTTAACAAACAG GGTGAGCTGAGGATCAGCGTCCTGCCTACCTATCTCTCCTACGACGCCCCTTGGCCAGTCCGGAAAATCCCACTGAGGTGCACCGTCCACTACGTCTCCTACCATGTCGAATCCAAG GTGTATGCTGTGTGTACAAGTATAAAAGAGCCCTGCACACGCATCCCCAGGATGactggagaggagaaagagttTGAAACCATAGACCGAG ATGAGCGTTATATTAATCCTCAGCAAGAGAAGTTCTCCATCCAACTCATATCTCCAGTTAGCTGGGAGGCCATCCCCAACGCAAG GATCGACCTGGAGGAGTGGGAACATGTAACCTGTATGAAGACAGTGGCACTGAGGAGTCAGGAGACAGTTTCAGGACTGAAAGGATACGTGGCAGCAGGGACCTGCCTGATGCAGGGGGAAGAGGTCACCTGTCGAGGCAGA ATTTTGATCCTGGATGTAATTGAAGTGGTGCCAGAGCCAGGGCAGCCCCTCACCAAAAACAAGTTCAAAGTGCTGTATGAGAAGGAACAGAAGGGGCCGGTGACAGCCATGTGTCACTGCAACGGATACCTGGTGTCAGCCATCGGACAGAAG aTCTTCCTGTGGGTCTTGAAGGACAACGACCTGACGGGCATGGCCTTCATCGACACTCAGCTCTACATCCACCAGATGTTCAGCATCAAGAACTTCATCCTCGCTGCCGATCTTATGAAGAGCATCTCACTGCTCCGCTACCAGGAGGAGAGCAAGACACTTTCGCTCGTCAGCAGG GATGCAAAGCCCCTGGAGGTTTACAGCATTGACTTCGTGGTGGATAACAACCAGCTTGGGTTCTTAG tgtcGGATCGAGACAAGAACCTCTATGTGTATATGTATCTTCCTGAAG CTAAAGAGAGCTTTGGAGGAATGCGCCTGCTGAGGCGAGCAGACTTCAACGCTGGAGCAAACATTAACACTTTCTGGAGGATGCCGTGCAGAGGAGCGCTGGATACAGGCAGCAAAAAGTCTCTGACCTGGGACAACAAGCACATCACATGGTTCG CAACTCTAGATGGAGGAGTTGGCTTACTCCTTCCCATGCAGGAGAAGACTTACCGTCGTCTGCTCATGTTGCAAAATGCTCTGAACACGATGCTGCCTCATCATGCTGGTCTGAACCCAAAGGCCTTCAG GATGCTGCAAAGCAACAGACGGGGCTTGCAGAACGCTGTGAGAAACATCCTGGATGGAGAACTCCTCAATAAGTACTTATACCTCAGTACAATGGAGCGGAGTGAGCTGGCAAAGAAGATTGGTACCACTCAGGACATA ATCCTGGATGACCTTTTGGAGATCGACAGAGTCACAGCTCATTTCTGA
- the cpsf1 gene encoding cleavage and polyadenylation specificity factor subunit 1 isoform X1 translates to MYAVYRQAHTPTAVEFSVYCNFISSKEKNLVVAGTSQLYVYRIIHDVESTSKVDKSSDTKSRKEKLEQVASFSLFGNVMSMASVQLVGASRDALLLSFKDAKLSVVEYDPGTHDLKTLSLHFFEEPELRDGFVQNVHIPIVRVDPENRCAVMLVYGTQLVVLPFRKDTLTDEQEGGVGEGPKSSFLPSYIIDVRELDEKLLNIIDMKFLHGYYEPTLLILFEPNQTWPGRVAVRQDTCSIVAISLNIMQKVHPVIWSLSNLPFDCTQVMPVPKPIGGVVVFAVNSLLYLNQSVPPYGVSLNSQTTGTTAFPLRIQDEVKITLDCSQSDFIAYDKMVISLKGGEIYVLTLITDGMRSVRAFHFDKAAASVLTTCMVTMEPGYLFLGSRLGNSLLLKYTEKLQETPSEEGKETLDKEKDKEKPEEPPSKKKRMESSTNWTDEVDEIEVYGSEAQSGTQLATYSFEVCDSILNIGPCANASMGEPAFLSEEFQGNPEPDLEVVVCSGNGKNGALSVLQRSIRPQVVTTFELPGCHDMWTVISNEVKEDKKPVKGSDSEDGTETETGEDGEEREKEKEEKEEEGEKTEAPLEDDTKKHGFLILSREDSTMILQTGQEIMELDTSGFATQGPTVFAGNIGNNKYIIQVSPMGIRLLEGVTQLHFIPVDLGSPIVHCSVADPYVVIMTADGVVTMFVLKTDSYMGKTHRLALQKPQIPTQSRVIALCAYRDVSGMFTTENKVSCSVKDDTIITGQSEEETIIHDLSNAVDDEEEMLYGDSNASAALAREESNNNSGGPGHFGSDGNSGKAEPTHWCMITRESGVMEIYQLPDWRLVFLVKNFPVGQRVLVDSSAGQSATQGEAKKEEVTRQGDLPLVREVALVSLGNNQSRPYLLVHVENELLIYEAFPYDQQQQTNLKVRFKKVPHNINYREKKSKLKRDKKTDSGAPEDSSAVKSRIARFRYFEDISGYSGVFICGPSPHWMLVTSRGALRLHPMIIDGAIESFSPFHNINCPKGFLYFNKQGELRISVLPTYLSYDAPWPVRKIPLRCTVHYVSYHVESKVYAVCTSIKEPCTRIPRMTGEEKEFETIDRDERYINPQQEKFSIQLISPVSWEAIPNARIDLEEWEHVTCMKTVALRSQETVSGLKGYVAAGTCLMQGEEVTCRGRILILDVIEVVPEPGQPLTKNKFKVLYEKEQKGPVTAMCHCNGYLVSAIGQKIFLWVLKDNDLTGMAFIDTQLYIHQMFSIKNFILAADLMKSISLLRYQEESKTLSLVSRDAKPLEVYSIDFVVDNNQLGFLVSDRDKNLYVYMYLPEAKESFGGMRLLRRADFNAGANINTFWRMPCRGALDTGSKKSLTWDNKHITWFATLDGGVGLLLPMQEKTYRRLLMLQNALNTMLPHHAGLNPKAFRMLQSNRRGLQNAVRNILDGELLNKYLYLSTMERSELAKKIGTTQDIILDDLLEIDRVTAHF, encoded by the exons ATGTATGCTGTGTACAGACAAGCCCACACGCCCACTGCGGTGGAGTTTTCTGTCTACTGCAACTTCATATCCAGCAAGGAGAAGAACTTGGTTGTCGCTGGGACGTCTCAGCTGTACGTCTACAGAATTATCCACGATGTGGAG agtacGTCAAAGGTTGACAAGTCTTCAG atACCAAATCCCGtaaggagaagctggagcaagTGGcatccttttctctttttggcaATGTTATGTCCATGGCCAGTGTACAGCTTGTGGGAGCCAGCAGAGATGCACTCCTTCTCAGTTTCAAAGACGCCAAg TTATCTGTAGTGGAGTACGACCCGGGGACACACGACCTGAAGACGCTGTCTCTTCATTTCTTTGAGGAGCCAGAGCTTAGA gaTGGTTTTGTGCAGAATGTACATATTCCCATTGTGCGTGTTGATCCAGAGAATCGCTGCGCTGTAATGCTCGTTTATGGCACCCAGCTTGTGGTGTTGCCGTTCAGGAAGGATACTCTCACTGATGAACAGGAGGGTGGAGTCGGAGAAGG GCCTAAATCCAGCTTCCTGCCCAGCTACATCATTGATGTCCGTGAGCTGGACGAGAAGCTGCTCAACATAATAGACATGAAGTTCCTCCATGGCTACTACGAGCCAACGTTGCTCATCCTGTTTGAGCCCAACCAGACGTGGCCGGG GCGTGTGGCTGTGCGTCAGGACACTTGCAGTATAGTTGCCATCTCCCTCAACATAATGCAGAAGGTTCATCCTGTCATCTGGTCGCTCAGTAATCTGCCTTTTGACTGTACGCAAGTCATGCCTGTCCCAAAGCCGATCG GTGGCGTTGTGGTATTTGCTGTGAATTCATTGCTGTATCTCAACCAGAGTGTTCCACCATACGGAGTTTCTCTTAATTCTCAGACAACTGGGACCACAGCGTTCCCTCTAC GTATACAGGATGAAGTGAAGATCACACTGGATTGTTCCCAGTCTGACTTCATCGCCTATGACAAAATGGTCATCTCTTTGAAAGGAGGAGaaat TTATGTGTTGACCCTCATTACTGACGGCATGAGGAGTGTCCGGGCGTTCCACTTTGACAAAGCTGCTGCCAGCGTCCTGACAACTTGT ATGGTGACCATGGAACCCGGTTATCTTTTCCTGGGTTCCCGCCTCGGAAATTCGCTGCTCTTGAAGTACACCGAGAAGCTTCAGGAGACGCCGtcagaggagggaaaagaaacgctggacaaagaaaaagataaagagaaaCCG GAGGAACCACCAAGCAAAAAGAAACGCATGGAATCTTCCACCAACTGGACAG atgaGGTGGACGAGATAGAAGTGTATGGAAGTGAGGCCCAATCAGGCACTCAGCTGGCCACCTACTCCTTtgag GTGTGTGACAGCATACTCAACATAGGACCTTGTGCAAATGCCTCCATGGGCGAGCCCGCCTTCTTGTCTGAAGAG TTCCAGGGTAACCCCGAACCTGACCTGGAGGTTGTGGTGTGTTCTGGCAATGGCAAGAATGGTGCTCTGTCTGTACTCCAG AGAAGCATCCGGCCCCAAGTAGTCACTACATTTGAGTTGCCAGGTTGCCACGACATGTGGACAGTCATCTCAAATGAAGtaaaggaagacaaaaaa CCTGTGAAAGGCAGTGATTCAGAAGATGGGACAGAAACCGAGACGGGTGAGGATGGTGAAGAgcgagagaaggagaaagaagagaaagaggaggagggggagaagacGGAGGCGCCCCTGGAGGACGATACAAAGAAGCACGGCTTTCTCATTCTGAGCAGAGAGGATTCAACTATG aTCCTTCAGACGGGTCAGGAGATCATGGAGTTGGACACTAGTGGTTTTGCTACTCAGGGACCAACAGTGTTTGCTGGAAACATCGGCAACAACAAGTACATCATCCAAGTTTCTCCCATGGGTATTCGACTTCTGGAAGGAG TGACACAGCTTCACTTCATCCCTGTGGACCTGGGCTCTCCCATAGTGCACTGCTCTGTGGCGGACCCTTATGTGGTCATCATGACTGCAGACGGAGTGGTCACCATGTTTGTGCTAAAGACTGACTCCTACATGGGGAAGACACATCGGCTGGCCCTGCAGAAGCCACAGATCCCCACT caatcTCGTGTGATAGCATTGTGTGCGTACCGCGATGTAAGCGGCATGTTCACCACAGAAAACAAAGTGAGCTGCTCCGTCAAAGATGACACAATCATCACAGGTCAGTCTGAAGAAGAGACCATCATTCACGACCTCAG caatGCCGTAGATGACGAGGAGGAAATGCTGTATGGAGACTCTAATGCGAGTGCAGCACTTGCGAGGGAGGAATCAAACAACAACTCCGGGGGGCCGGGTCATTTTGGAAGTGATGGAAACTCGGGCAAAGCCGAACCCACCCATTGGTGCATGATCACCAGGGAGAGTGGTGTTATGGAG ATTTACCAGCTCCCAGACTGGCGGTTAGTTTTCCTGGTGAAGAACTTCCCGGTTGGTCAAAGAGTGCTCGTTGACAGTTCAGCCGGCCAATCAGCAACACAGGGGGAGGCTAAAAAAGAGGAAGTAACACGTCAAGGAGATTTGCCACTGGTTAGAGAGGTGGCTTTGGTTTCACTTGGAAACAACCAAAGCAGACCTTATTTATTG gtccACGTTGAAAACGAGCTTCTAATATACGAGGCTTTCCCGTATGATCAGCAGCAACAGACGAACCTGAAAGtgcgcttcaaaaaa GTGCCTCACAACATCAACTACAGAGAAAAGAAATCAAAGCTTAAGAGGGATAAGAAGACAGACAGCGGGGCTCCTGAGGACAGTTCAGCTGTGAAAAGTCGGATTGCCAGGTTCAGATACTTTGAGGACATCTCTGGATACTCAGGG GTGTTTATCTGTGGGCCGTCTCCTCACTGGATGCTGGTCACCTCTCGCGGAGCCCTGAGGCTTCACCCCATGATTATCGATGGTGCAATTGAGTCTTTCTCACCTTTCCATAACATCAACTGCCCCAAAGGTTTCCTCTACTTTAACAAACAG GGTGAGCTGAGGATCAGCGTCCTGCCTACCTATCTCTCCTACGACGCCCCTTGGCCAGTCCGGAAAATCCCACTGAGGTGCACCGTCCACTACGTCTCCTACCATGTCGAATCCAAG GTGTATGCTGTGTGTACAAGTATAAAAGAGCCCTGCACACGCATCCCCAGGATGactggagaggagaaagagttTGAAACCATAGACCGAG ATGAGCGTTATATTAATCCTCAGCAAGAGAAGTTCTCCATCCAACTCATATCTCCAGTTAGCTGGGAGGCCATCCCCAACGCAAG GATCGACCTGGAGGAGTGGGAACATGTAACCTGTATGAAGACAGTGGCACTGAGGAGTCAGGAGACAGTTTCAGGACTGAAAGGATACGTGGCAGCAGGGACCTGCCTGATGCAGGGGGAAGAGGTCACCTGTCGAGGCAGA ATTTTGATCCTGGATGTAATTGAAGTGGTGCCAGAGCCAGGGCAGCCCCTCACCAAAAACAAGTTCAAAGTGCTGTATGAGAAGGAACAGAAGGGGCCGGTGACAGCCATGTGTCACTGCAACGGATACCTGGTGTCAGCCATCGGACAGAAG aTCTTCCTGTGGGTCTTGAAGGACAACGACCTGACGGGCATGGCCTTCATCGACACTCAGCTCTACATCCACCAGATGTTCAGCATCAAGAACTTCATCCTCGCTGCCGATCTTATGAAGAGCATCTCACTGCTCCGCTACCAGGAGGAGAGCAAGACACTTTCGCTCGTCAGCAGG GATGCAAAGCCCCTGGAGGTTTACAGCATTGACTTCGTGGTGGATAACAACCAGCTTGGGTTCTTAG tgtcGGATCGAGACAAGAACCTCTATGTGTATATGTATCTTCCTGAAG CTAAAGAGAGCTTTGGAGGAATGCGCCTGCTGAGGCGAGCAGACTTCAACGCTGGAGCAAACATTAACACTTTCTGGAGGATGCCGTGCAGAGGAGCGCTGGATACAGGCAGCAAAAAGTCTCTGACCTGGGACAACAAGCACATCACATGGTTCG CAACTCTAGATGGAGGAGTTGGCTTACTCCTTCCCATGCAGGAGAAGACTTACCGTCGTCTGCTCATGTTGCAAAATGCTCTGAACACGATGCTGCCTCATCATGCTGGTCTGAACCCAAAGGCCTTCAG GATGCTGCAAAGCAACAGACGGGGCTTGCAGAACGCTGTGAGAAACATCCTGGATGGAGAACTCCTCAATAAGTACTTATACCTCAGTACAATGGAGCGGAGTGAGCTGGCAAAGAAGATTGGTACCACTCAGGACATA ATCCTGGATGACCTTTTGGAGATCGACAGAGTCACAGCTCATTTCTGA